A single window of Eucalyptus grandis isolate ANBG69807.140 chromosome 1, ASM1654582v1, whole genome shotgun sequence DNA harbors:
- the LOC104440975 gene encoding dnaJ protein homolog 1: MGVDYYKMLGVERGAKDDDLKKAYRKLAMKWHPDKNPNNKKEAEAKFKQISEAYEVLSDPQKRAVYDQYGEEGLKGQVPPPDAGGPGGATYFSTGEGPMSFRFNPRNADDIFAEFFGYSGPFGGMGGMGSGMGGMGGGSGGGMRGSRFSSSIFGDDFFGSFGEGGGSMHQVAPRKASPIENRLPCSLEDLYKGTTKKMKISREIADMSGRTMQVEEILTIDIKPGWKKGTKITFPEKGNEQPNVIPADLVFIIDEKPHSVFTRDGNDLIITKTISLAEALTGLTVHLTTLDGRSLTIPISNVIHPNYEEVVPREGMPHQKDPTKKGNLRMKFNIKFPTRLTSEQKAGIKKLLGA, from the exons ATGGGGGTGGATTACTACAAGATGTTGGGGGTGGAGAGGGGCGCCAAAGACGACGACTTGAAGAAGGCCTACAGGAAGCTGGCCATGAAGTGGCATCCCGACAAGAACCCCAACAACAAGAAGGAAGCTGAGGCCAAGTTCAAGCAGATCTCCGAGGCTTATGAG GTCCTCAGTGACCCACAGAAGAGAGCAGTGTATGATCAGTATGGCGAGGAGGGTCTGAAGGGTCAAGTGCCGCCACCTGATGCGGGTGGCCCTGGCGGCGCTACCTACTTCTCAACAGGAGAGGGGCCTATGTCGTTCCGGTTCAACCCCCGGAACGCGGACGACATCTTCGCTGAGTTTTTTGGGTACTCAGGCCCCTTTGGCGGCATGGGAGGGATGGGTAGCGGCATGGGAGGGATGGGTGGTGGCAGCGGTGGTGGAATGAGAGGGTCGAGGTTCTCAAGTAGTATTTTTGGGGATGATTTCTTTGGCTCCTTTGGAGAAGGAGGAGGGTCGATGCACCAAGTAGCTCCCAGGAAAGCTTCTCCTATTGAGAACAGGTTGCCCTGTAGTCTAGAGGATCTCTATAAAGGGACTaccaagaagatgaagatttccAGGGAGATTGCTGACATGAGTGG AAGAACTATGCAGGTAGAGGAGATCTTAACCATTGATATAAAGCCGGGTTGGAAAAAGGGAACCAAAATTACCTTCCCTGAGAAAGGCAATGAGCAGCCAAATGTCATACCAGCCGATCTTGTCTTCATAATTGATGAGAAGCCTCACAGTGTGTTCACCCGCGATGGAAACGACTTGATCATCACAAAAACCATATCCCTGGCCGAGGCCTTAACAGGTCTCACGGTCCATCTCACAACGTTAGATGGCAGGAGTTTGACCATCCCTATCAGCAATGTGATCCATCCAAACTATGAAGAGGTAGTTCCGAGGGAGGGGATGCCTCACCAGAAGGACCCAACAAAGAAGGGTAACTTGAGGATGAAGTTCAACATCAAGTTTCCAACGAGGCTGACATCGGAGCAGAAGGCTGGAATCAAGAAACTTTTGGGTGCTTGA
- the LOC104456912 gene encoding protein DMP7 — protein MPEGQDHLLPVQKEPKTRSQKTLRKTLKGTATLSNLLPTGTTFVFSLLSPVFTNKGQCTSFLTHILTICLLAVCATACSLLCFTDSVRDAKGKVRYGFATTKGLWVIAASLKLSQADADKYKLKAIDYWHAFMSALVFMAVAFFDQNVIKCFFPVESELAKGLLEAVPLAVGGVCSIFFLLCPTTRHGIGFPLSREK, from the coding sequence ATGCCAGAAGGCCAAGATCATTTGCTACCCGTccaaaaagaaccaaaaaccCGGAGCCAGAAGACCTTGAGGAAAACCCTGAAAGGCACAGCAACTCTCTCCAATCTCCTTCCCACGGGCACGACCTTCGTCTTTTCGCTTCTCTCTCCTGTTTTCACTAACAAAGGCCAATGCACCAGCTTTCTCACCCACATCCTCACCATATGCCTTCTTGCAGTCTGTGCGACTGCATGTTCCCTTTTATGCTTCACTGACAGTGTCCGGGACGCAAAAGGCAAGGTCCGGTATGGATTCGCCACAACTAAGGGGCTGTGGGTGATTGCTGCGTCATTGaagctctcacaagctgatgcAGATAAATATAAGTTGAAGGCGATCGACTATTGGCACGCATTCATGTCGGCGCTGGTCTTTATGGCCGTCGCGTTTTTTGATCAGAATGTGATCAAGTGCTTCTTCCCAGTGGAGTCGGAGCTGGCCAAGGGGCTCCTGGAGGCGGTGCCTTTGGCAGTCGGAGGTGTTTGTTCCATCTTCTTTTTGCTGTGTCCAACTACACGCCATGGAATTGGCTTTCCTCTTTCACGTGAGAAGTAG